The Syngnathus typhle isolate RoL2023-S1 ecotype Sweden linkage group LG6, RoL_Styp_1.0, whole genome shotgun sequence genome has a window encoding:
- the LOC133155776 gene encoding uncharacterized protein LOC133155776 isoform X1, translating into MSSLQQERAALVEEQKVNRERARRCVQETNRRRRDLREKQRLWVLQEQQRREEVLQQRRQKIHAVTEHFQRSFVPPSQRPSQCERLDLGKDCPNLEDALSQIRGPKQVSANHSQTSNSPASRPPAAALSESPRQHTPAAVQAYVGRQEQSTYARKWQELPKKQLEHSGQDDNMSFCSKTDSVCSQDSLENEKPSKSTFLHYSEKPVQDLKCANDMRHPLSVPGPTLVAVKPHIHRLPADLNYNLPTQKETCASVNNLNKFSADFAMWKHINTGSPKCQLSHESSGSVASSPSACRVQFTKGILKTTPGETPAESPRPYINAIKPVQFSVCDSIEVAKARSKAADSKNSCKKLRWLDEEAGEPDGTRARDGHSQKWADVGVQVNADAMGSHVPRGDYSTRVGTALLPSGFVAQTPVPVSRIRGELQTTMKHGGPARGSYGSDQTRASHQLLLPPPEDAPHKDTQRLMTGDSSAINAHPTPAFPRPTPDGIWKGSPAFSQPPTPGGGGRGRRENGLDRTPTDEEIYQLCHDVRNAFVSTAGQQLDTSLDKAATPRCQAFTGGRATNKSAVDQNRRPSGSTSKKPEFFKITNLQATNPVGLSPKGHYTDQPNKSVKSGSQRRLSDLYAYDNHNKAHKITSQPHQQQYQRRHPAPMSISMEEQRIFQSLNRLNCQLFRKGGLH; encoded by the exons ATGTCGAGCCTCCAGCAGGAGAGAGCAGCACTGGTGGAGGAGCAGAAGGTCAACAGAGAGCGAGCTCGCAGATGTGTGCAGGAGACCAACCGCAGGCGCAG GGATCTGAGGGAGAAACAGCGGCTGTGGGTGCTGCAGGAGCAACAGCGGCGTGAAGAAGTCCTGCAGCAACGCCGCCAGAAGATTCATGCTGTCACTGAGCACTTCCAGAGGTCTTTCGTCCCTCCCTCTCAGAGGCCGAGCCAATGCGAGCGACTCGACTTGGGAAAGGACTGTCCAAATTTGGAAGATGCTCTCAGTCAAATCCGAGGCCCCAAGCAGGTGTCCGCCAACCACAG TCAAACAAGCAACTCCCCCGCTTCCAGACCCCCCGCCGCTGCGTTGTCAGAATCGCCCCGACAACACACTCCCGCCGCGGTGCAGGCGTACGTGGGACGTCAGGAGCAGAGCACTTATGCCCGCAAGTGGCAGGAACTTCCAAAAAAGCAACTGGAGCATAGCGGACAG GATGACAACATGTCCTTCTGCTCCAAAACCGACAGTGTGTGCAGTCAGGACAGCTTGGAGAATGAAAAACCCAGCAAGAGCACCTTCCTGCACTACTCTGAAAAGCCCGTCCAAGACCTCAAGTGCGCCAACGACATGCGTCATCCGCTGTCTGTGCCCGGGCCCACTTTGGTGGCCGTGAAGCCGCACATCCACAGGCTCCCTGCCGACCTCAACTACAACCTGCCCACCCAGAAGGAAACCTGCGCCTCTGTCAATAACCTCAACAAGTTCTCAGCGGACTTCGCCATGTGGAAGCACATCAATACGGGAAGCCCGAAGTGCCAACTGAGTCACGAATCCAGCGGGTCCGTGGCATCGTCGCCCTCGGCCTGCAGAGTCCAGTTCACCAAAGGCATCCTTAAAACGACGCCCGGAGAAACGCCGGCAGAATCCCCACGGCCTTACATCAACGCCATCAAACCCGTCCAGTTCTCTGTGTGCGACAGCATCGAAGTGGCCAAAGCCAGGTCCAAGGCCGCGGACTCCAAGAACTCCTGCAAGAAACTGCGCTGGCTGGACGAGGAGGCCGGCGAACCCGACGGGACGCGAGCCAGAGACGGCCACTCGCAGAAGTGGGCAGATGTCGGGGTTCAAGTCAACGCCGATGCCATGGGCTCGCATGTCCCTCGCGGGGACTACTCGACAAGAGTCGGGACGGCTCTGCTTCCCTCGGGCTTTGTCGCCCAAACCCCGGTCCCGGTGTCCAGGATCCGGGGGGAGTTGCAGACCACCATGAAGCACGGGGGCCCCGCCAGGGGCTCGTATGGCAGCGACCAAACCCGCGCCAGCCATCAGCTCCTTCTTCCGCCTCCTGAGGATGCTCCGCACAAAGACACCCAGCGACTTATGACGGGCGACAGTTCCGCCATCAATGCTCACCCGACACCTGCATTTCCCCGCCCTACGCCTGACGGCATCTGGAAAGGTTCCCCTGCTTTCAGTCAGCCGCCCACACCGGGGGGCGGCGGTCGAGGCCGGAGGGAAAATGGGTTGGACCGCACCCCCACCGATGAGGAGATCTATCAGCTGTGCCACGATGTCCGCAACGCCTTTGTCAGCACCGCGGGGCAGCAACTGGACACGTCATTAG acaaAGCCGCGACCCCCCGATGTCAGGCTTTCACGGGTGGGCGGGCCACAAACAAATCCGCTGTGGATCAGAATCGCCGACCTTCTGGGTCAACCAGTAAGAAACCTGAATTCTTTAag ATAACAAATCTCCAGGCTACAAATCCAGTAGGACTCTCTCCCAAAGGCCACTACACGGATCAGCCAAACAAAA GCGTCAAAAGCGGCAGTCAACGCCGCCTCAGCGACCTGTACGCCTACGACAACCACAACAAAGCACACAAGATCACTTCGCAGCCACACCAGCAGCAGTACCAGCGCCGACACCCGGCGCCGATGTCCATCTCCATGGAGGAGCAGAGAATCTTTCAATCCCTGAACCGACTCAACTGCCAGCTGTTCCGCAAAGGTGGCTTGCATTGA
- the LOC133155776 gene encoding uncharacterized protein LOC133155776 isoform X2, which yields MSSLQQERAALVEEQKVNRERARRCVQETNRRRRDLREKQRLWVLQEQQRREEVLQQRRQKIHAVTEHFQRSFVPPSQRPSQCERLDLGKDCPNLEDALSQIRGPKQVSANHSQTSNSPASRPPAAALSESPRQHTPAAVQAYVGRQEQSTYARKWQELPKKQLEHSGQDDNMSFCSKTDSVCSQDSLENEKPSKSTFLHYSEKPVQDLKCANDMRHPLSVPGPTLVAVKPHIHRLPADLNYNLPTQKETCASVNNLNKFSADFAMWKHINTGSPKCQLSHESSGSVASSPSACRVQFTKGILKTTPGETPAESPRPYINAIKPVQFSVCDSIEVAKARSKAADSKNSCKKLRWLDEEAGEPDGTRARDGHSQKWADVGVQVNADAMGSHVPRGDYSTRVGTALLPSGFVAQTPVPVSRIRGELQTTMKHGGPARGSYGSDQTRASHQLLLPPPEDAPHKDTQRLMTGDSSAINAHPTPAFPRPTPDGIWKGSPAFSQPPTPGGGGRGRRENGLDRTPTDEEIYQLCHDVRNAFVSTAGQQLDTSLDKAATPRCQAFTGGRATNKSAVDQNRRPSGSTNNKSPGYKSSRTLSQRPLHGSAKQKRQKRQSTPPQRPVRLRQPQQSTQDHFAATPAAVPAPTPGADVHLHGGAENLSIPEPTQLPAVPQRWLALTRVQR from the exons ATGTCGAGCCTCCAGCAGGAGAGAGCAGCACTGGTGGAGGAGCAGAAGGTCAACAGAGAGCGAGCTCGCAGATGTGTGCAGGAGACCAACCGCAGGCGCAG GGATCTGAGGGAGAAACAGCGGCTGTGGGTGCTGCAGGAGCAACAGCGGCGTGAAGAAGTCCTGCAGCAACGCCGCCAGAAGATTCATGCTGTCACTGAGCACTTCCAGAGGTCTTTCGTCCCTCCCTCTCAGAGGCCGAGCCAATGCGAGCGACTCGACTTGGGAAAGGACTGTCCAAATTTGGAAGATGCTCTCAGTCAAATCCGAGGCCCCAAGCAGGTGTCCGCCAACCACAG TCAAACAAGCAACTCCCCCGCTTCCAGACCCCCCGCCGCTGCGTTGTCAGAATCGCCCCGACAACACACTCCCGCCGCGGTGCAGGCGTACGTGGGACGTCAGGAGCAGAGCACTTATGCCCGCAAGTGGCAGGAACTTCCAAAAAAGCAACTGGAGCATAGCGGACAG GATGACAACATGTCCTTCTGCTCCAAAACCGACAGTGTGTGCAGTCAGGACAGCTTGGAGAATGAAAAACCCAGCAAGAGCACCTTCCTGCACTACTCTGAAAAGCCCGTCCAAGACCTCAAGTGCGCCAACGACATGCGTCATCCGCTGTCTGTGCCCGGGCCCACTTTGGTGGCCGTGAAGCCGCACATCCACAGGCTCCCTGCCGACCTCAACTACAACCTGCCCACCCAGAAGGAAACCTGCGCCTCTGTCAATAACCTCAACAAGTTCTCAGCGGACTTCGCCATGTGGAAGCACATCAATACGGGAAGCCCGAAGTGCCAACTGAGTCACGAATCCAGCGGGTCCGTGGCATCGTCGCCCTCGGCCTGCAGAGTCCAGTTCACCAAAGGCATCCTTAAAACGACGCCCGGAGAAACGCCGGCAGAATCCCCACGGCCTTACATCAACGCCATCAAACCCGTCCAGTTCTCTGTGTGCGACAGCATCGAAGTGGCCAAAGCCAGGTCCAAGGCCGCGGACTCCAAGAACTCCTGCAAGAAACTGCGCTGGCTGGACGAGGAGGCCGGCGAACCCGACGGGACGCGAGCCAGAGACGGCCACTCGCAGAAGTGGGCAGATGTCGGGGTTCAAGTCAACGCCGATGCCATGGGCTCGCATGTCCCTCGCGGGGACTACTCGACAAGAGTCGGGACGGCTCTGCTTCCCTCGGGCTTTGTCGCCCAAACCCCGGTCCCGGTGTCCAGGATCCGGGGGGAGTTGCAGACCACCATGAAGCACGGGGGCCCCGCCAGGGGCTCGTATGGCAGCGACCAAACCCGCGCCAGCCATCAGCTCCTTCTTCCGCCTCCTGAGGATGCTCCGCACAAAGACACCCAGCGACTTATGACGGGCGACAGTTCCGCCATCAATGCTCACCCGACACCTGCATTTCCCCGCCCTACGCCTGACGGCATCTGGAAAGGTTCCCCTGCTTTCAGTCAGCCGCCCACACCGGGGGGCGGCGGTCGAGGCCGGAGGGAAAATGGGTTGGACCGCACCCCCACCGATGAGGAGATCTATCAGCTGTGCCACGATGTCCGCAACGCCTTTGTCAGCACCGCGGGGCAGCAACTGGACACGTCATTAG acaaAGCCGCGACCCCCCGATGTCAGGCTTTCACGGGTGGGCGGGCCACAAACAAATCCGCTGTGGATCAGAATCGCCGACCTTCTGGGTCAACCA ATAACAAATCTCCAGGCTACAAATCCAGTAGGACTCTCTCCCAAAGGCCACTACACGGATCAGCCAAACAAAA GCGTCAAAAGCGGCAGTCAACGCCGCCTCAGCGACCTGTACGCCTACGACAACCACAACAAAGCACACAAGATCACTTCGCAGCCACACCAGCAGCAGTACCAGCGCCGACACCCGGCGCCGATGTCCATCTCCATGGAGGAGCAGAGAATCTTTCAATCCCTGAACCGACTCAACTGCCAGCTGTTCCGCAAAGGTGGCTTGCATTGACCCGAGTCCAGCGGTAG
- the LOC133155776 gene encoding uncharacterized protein LOC133155776 isoform X3: MSSLQQERAALVEEQKVNRERARRCVQETNRRRRDLREKQRLWVLQEQQRREEVLQQRRQKIHAVTEHFQRSFVPPSQRPSQCERLDLGKDCPNLEDALSQIRGPKQVSANHRPPAAALSESPRQHTPAAVQAYVGRQEQSTYARKWQELPKKQLEHSGQDDNMSFCSKTDSVCSQDSLENEKPSKSTFLHYSEKPVQDLKCANDMRHPLSVPGPTLVAVKPHIHRLPADLNYNLPTQKETCASVNNLNKFSADFAMWKHINTGSPKCQLSHESSGSVASSPSACRVQFTKGILKTTPGETPAESPRPYINAIKPVQFSVCDSIEVAKARSKAADSKNSCKKLRWLDEEAGEPDGTRARDGHSQKWADVGVQVNADAMGSHVPRGDYSTRVGTALLPSGFVAQTPVPVSRIRGELQTTMKHGGPARGSYGSDQTRASHQLLLPPPEDAPHKDTQRLMTGDSSAINAHPTPAFPRPTPDGIWKGSPAFSQPPTPGGGGRGRRENGLDRTPTDEEIYQLCHDVRNAFVSTAGQQLDTSLDKAATPRCQAFTGGRATNKSAVDQNRRPSGSTSKKPEFFKITNLQATNPVGLSPKGHYTDQPNKSVKSGSQRRLSDLYAYDNHNKAHKITSQPHQQQYQRRHPAPMSISMEEQRIFQSLNRLNCQLFRKGGLH; encoded by the exons ATGTCGAGCCTCCAGCAGGAGAGAGCAGCACTGGTGGAGGAGCAGAAGGTCAACAGAGAGCGAGCTCGCAGATGTGTGCAGGAGACCAACCGCAGGCGCAG GGATCTGAGGGAGAAACAGCGGCTGTGGGTGCTGCAGGAGCAACAGCGGCGTGAAGAAGTCCTGCAGCAACGCCGCCAGAAGATTCATGCTGTCACTGAGCACTTCCAGAGGTCTTTCGTCCCTCCCTCTCAGAGGCCGAGCCAATGCGAGCGACTCGACTTGGGAAAGGACTGTCCAAATTTGGAAGATGCTCTCAGTCAAATCCGAGGCCCCAAGCAGGTGTCCGCCAACCACAG ACCCCCCGCCGCTGCGTTGTCAGAATCGCCCCGACAACACACTCCCGCCGCGGTGCAGGCGTACGTGGGACGTCAGGAGCAGAGCACTTATGCCCGCAAGTGGCAGGAACTTCCAAAAAAGCAACTGGAGCATAGCGGACAG GATGACAACATGTCCTTCTGCTCCAAAACCGACAGTGTGTGCAGTCAGGACAGCTTGGAGAATGAAAAACCCAGCAAGAGCACCTTCCTGCACTACTCTGAAAAGCCCGTCCAAGACCTCAAGTGCGCCAACGACATGCGTCATCCGCTGTCTGTGCCCGGGCCCACTTTGGTGGCCGTGAAGCCGCACATCCACAGGCTCCCTGCCGACCTCAACTACAACCTGCCCACCCAGAAGGAAACCTGCGCCTCTGTCAATAACCTCAACAAGTTCTCAGCGGACTTCGCCATGTGGAAGCACATCAATACGGGAAGCCCGAAGTGCCAACTGAGTCACGAATCCAGCGGGTCCGTGGCATCGTCGCCCTCGGCCTGCAGAGTCCAGTTCACCAAAGGCATCCTTAAAACGACGCCCGGAGAAACGCCGGCAGAATCCCCACGGCCTTACATCAACGCCATCAAACCCGTCCAGTTCTCTGTGTGCGACAGCATCGAAGTGGCCAAAGCCAGGTCCAAGGCCGCGGACTCCAAGAACTCCTGCAAGAAACTGCGCTGGCTGGACGAGGAGGCCGGCGAACCCGACGGGACGCGAGCCAGAGACGGCCACTCGCAGAAGTGGGCAGATGTCGGGGTTCAAGTCAACGCCGATGCCATGGGCTCGCATGTCCCTCGCGGGGACTACTCGACAAGAGTCGGGACGGCTCTGCTTCCCTCGGGCTTTGTCGCCCAAACCCCGGTCCCGGTGTCCAGGATCCGGGGGGAGTTGCAGACCACCATGAAGCACGGGGGCCCCGCCAGGGGCTCGTATGGCAGCGACCAAACCCGCGCCAGCCATCAGCTCCTTCTTCCGCCTCCTGAGGATGCTCCGCACAAAGACACCCAGCGACTTATGACGGGCGACAGTTCCGCCATCAATGCTCACCCGACACCTGCATTTCCCCGCCCTACGCCTGACGGCATCTGGAAAGGTTCCCCTGCTTTCAGTCAGCCGCCCACACCGGGGGGCGGCGGTCGAGGCCGGAGGGAAAATGGGTTGGACCGCACCCCCACCGATGAGGAGATCTATCAGCTGTGCCACGATGTCCGCAACGCCTTTGTCAGCACCGCGGGGCAGCAACTGGACACGTCATTAG acaaAGCCGCGACCCCCCGATGTCAGGCTTTCACGGGTGGGCGGGCCACAAACAAATCCGCTGTGGATCAGAATCGCCGACCTTCTGGGTCAACCAGTAAGAAACCTGAATTCTTTAag ATAACAAATCTCCAGGCTACAAATCCAGTAGGACTCTCTCCCAAAGGCCACTACACGGATCAGCCAAACAAAA GCGTCAAAAGCGGCAGTCAACGCCGCCTCAGCGACCTGTACGCCTACGACAACCACAACAAAGCACACAAGATCACTTCGCAGCCACACCAGCAGCAGTACCAGCGCCGACACCCGGCGCCGATGTCCATCTCCATGGAGGAGCAGAGAATCTTTCAATCCCTGAACCGACTCAACTGCCAGCTGTTCCGCAAAGGTGGCTTGCATTGA
- the LOC133155311 gene encoding short transient receptor potential channel 6-like — protein MTAQLLGSATWKAAPLFRNHPGSGLSLTEEAFLEAVVHGNVSEVRRLVDELPDINVSGVHFTGQNALQLAVANEHLEITKLLLERKDLTGTGDALLIAIRKGYVRIVEAILSRRDFADVQSLSSSSSQVDVRGDLFADDENCGLFSNGITPIILASQCHDYEIVHLLLARGARIQRPHDYFCCCGACSRQQAADSFRHSQSRIDAYKGLASPAYLSLSNEDPMMAALELSHELAVLASTEMEFKNDYKKLSVQCKDFTVSLLDLCQNTEEVAAILHGDSLESVQKLGRLKLAIKYDVKKFVAHPNCQQQLLSIWYQNVSGLRRQTMAVKVLLVFGMTVSLPVLSLVSWIAPSSKLGKLMSGPFLKFVSHAASFVTFLCLLVLNAADRFNGPSLLPNMTTHRPPSQLFRMKTTPFTWIEILIVSWVLGKIWKECNDIWSQDIREYIAEPWNFLDFNILAIFNGSFIARLMACWHVYAAQRYVDENNTNLSSATLPSDIRYFQLARVKWLPSDPQLISEGLYAVAVVLSFCRIAYVLPANESFGPLQISLGRTVKDIFKFLVIFITVFVAFMMGLFNLYSYYLGAKHNDAFTTLEESFKTLFWAIFGLSEVKSVVIDIDHKFIENIGYILYGVYNVIMVIVLLNMLIAMFNSSFQEIEGDADVEWKFARAKLWFSYFEPGGSLPVPFNLLPSLGPVVSLLQKLKGCLLDVAPEKVRENMQCDEMEHNKLSQQEDSRVDSSTCPTRYQKIISRLVKRHILKAQRDKENDEVNEGELKAIKRDISSLRFELLAMGKREVKTLAQLARQLNEVTQ, from the exons ATGACAGCTCAACTCTTAGGGTCGGCCACGTGGAAGGCCGCCCCCCTCTTCCGCAACCATCCCGGCTCCGGCCTCTCCCTGACTGAGGAAGCCTTCTTAGAGGCTGTCGTGCACGGCAACGTTTCTGAAGTGAGGCGCTTGGTGGACGAGCTGCCGGACATCAACGTCAGCGGCGTCCATTTCACGGGCCAGAACGCTTTGCAGCTGGCCGTGGCCAACGAGCATTTGGAGATCACTAAGTTACTCCTGGAGAGGAAAGACCTGACCGGGACTGGCGACGCGTTGCTCATAGCCATCCGTAAAGGTTACGTGCGGATCGTGGAGGCCATTTTGAGCCGGCGAGACTTTGCTGACGTTCAGAGCTTGTCTTCTAGCTCTAGTCAGGTGGATGTACGCGGAGACCTCTTTGCCGATGACGAGAACTGCGGCCTTTTCTCCAACGGCATCACGCCCATCATTCTGGCCTCCCAGTGCCACGACTACGAGATCGTGCACTTGCTTCTCGCCAGGGGGGCTCGCATCCAGCGGCCCCACGACTACTTCTGCTGCTGCGGCGCCTGCAGCCGGCAGCAGGCCGCCGACTCCTTCAGACACTCGCAGTCCCGCATCGACGCCTACAAAGGTCTCGCCAGTCCGGCCTATCTGTCGCTCTCCAACGAAGATCCCATGATGGCGGCGCTGGAGCTGAGCCACGAGCTGGCGGTCTTAGCCAGCACCGAGATGGAGTTCAAG AACGACTACAAGAAACTGTCCGTGCAGTGCAAAGACTTCACGGTGAGCCTCTTGGACTTGTGCCAGAACACTGAGGAAGTGGCAGCCATCTTGCACGGTGACTCGCTGGAGAGTGTGCAAAAGTTGGGCAGGTTAAAACTTGCAATCAAGTATGACGTTAAGAAA TTTGTGGCCCATCCCAACTGCCAGCAACAGCTGCTCTCCATCTGGTATCAGAACGTTTCCGGACTCCGTCGACAGACTATGGCAGTTAAGGTTCTCCTGGTCTTCGGGATGACAGTTAGCTTGCCAGTTCTATCTCTGGTGTCCTGGATTGCGCCATCCAGCAAG CTCGGGAAGCTGATGAGTGGTCCGTTTCTGAAGTTTGTGTCCCACGCCGCCTCCTTTGTCACCTTCTTGTGCCTGCTGGTTCTGAACGCAGCCGACCGTTTCAACGGTCCGTCGCTTCTGCCCAACATGACGACCCACCGTCCACCCTCCCAGCTCTTCCGCATGAAGACCACGCCTTTCACCTGGATTGAGATTCTCATTGTGTCCTGGGTGCTAG GGAAGATTTGGAAAGAATGCAATGACATTTGGTCGCAGGACATCAGGGAATATATCGCAGAACCATGGAACTTTCTGGACTTCAACATTTTGGCCATCTTCAATGGCTCGTTCATCGCGCGGCTGATGGCGTGCTGGCACGTGTACGCCGCTCAGCGCTACGTGGACGAGAACAACACGAACCTGTCCAGCGCCACTCTGCCCTCGGACATTCGGTATTTTCAGCTCG CCCGAGTCAAGTGGCTTCCATCAGATCCGCAGCTCATTTCCGAGGGCCTGTACGCCGTCGCGGTCGTGCTGAGCTTCTGCCGCATCGCCTACGTGCTGCCGGCCAACGAGAGCTTTGGCCCGTTGCAGATCTCGCTAGGCAGGACGGTGAAGGACATCTTCAAGTTCCTGGTGATTTTCATCACAGTCTTTGTGGCCTTCATGATGGGGCTGTTCAACTTGTACTCGTACTACCTCGGGGCCAAGCACAACGACGCTTTCACCAC actggaggagagcTTCAAAACGCTCTTCTGGGCCATCTTCGGCCTGTCGGAAGTGAAGTCGGTGGTGATCGATATCGACCACAAGTTCATCGAGAACATCGGCTACATCCTGTACGGCGTCTACAACGTCATCATGGTGATCGTCTTGCTCAACATGCTCATCGCCATGTTCAATAGTTCCTTTCAGGAGATTGAG GGTGACGCCGACGTGGAGTGGAAGTTCGCCCGAGCCAAATTGTGGTTTTCATACTTTGAGCCAGGCGGTTCACTGCCCGTCCCCTTCAACCTGCTCCCGAGTCTCGGCCCGGTTGTTTCACTCTTGCAAAAACTCAAAGGATGTCTTTTGGATGTAGCTCCAGAGAAAGTCAGAGAAAATATGCAGTGTGACGAAATGGAACACAACAAA TTAAGTCAACAAGAAGACTCCAGAGTGGACTCATCCACTTGCCCAACACGTTATCAA AAGATCATAAGCCGCCTCGTCAAAAGACACATCCTGAAAGCGCAACGGGACAAAGAAAACGACGAAGTGAATGAAG GCGAACTGAAAGCCATCAAGAGGGACATCTCCAGCCTTCGCTTCGAGTTGCTGGCGATGGGCAAGCGGGAAGTGAAGACCCTGGCTCAGCTCGCCAGGCAGCTGAATGAAGTGACACAATGA
- the LOC133155777 gene encoding progesterone receptor-like, with protein MEKVHGKILDSVGDIIDFNDMKLPDDDGYAAAAVPPSQGDGLVFRDCANLLDAPPPDEQQQPPPQQEGTPYERGNDFLKWQHYVKDDVEQVGSNVSKFIKDEQEASVIMETPCPAFDALDGCAQDGRKQPHFSFEEPECARFAPVGPRPAQEASPNFLVHMNPAEQMGQHGQAKADPRGGFARKGAALHLDAGTPSPAHLAVYKSEVGRWQVPAVGPGETQFWCQPAGVTQDPFGYNGMHSQAVAQRNHTPFNAFASMPPQRSCVICADEASGCHYGVLTCGSCKVFFKRAVEGHHSYLCAGRNDCIVDKIRRKNCPACRLRKCYQAGMMLGGRKLKRFGALKALGLSHSVMFPPHLSMSGDSQALSAMAGVPGIQEIQFSQHIIAILENIEPEVVFSGYEGAQTDVSHALLNSLNNLCEKQLLWIVKWSKSLPGFRNLHITDQMTLIQYSWMNLMVFSLGWRSFQNVSREYIYFAPDLVLSLEQMRRSPIYDLCLAIQFIPQEFANLQVTREEFLCMKAILLLNTVPLEGLKSQGAFEEMRQNYIRELTKAIHGKEKGMMASSQRFYHLTKLMDAMHEIVKKVNLFCLSTFIQADAMKVEFPEMMTEVIASQMPKVLAGMVRPLLFHPK; from the exons ATGGAGAAAGTACACGGGAAGATACTTGACTCAGTTGGTGACATCATCGACTTCAACGACATGAAGCTCCCCGATGACGATGGTTACGCGGCCGCCGCCGTTCCGCCGAGCCAGGGCGACGGTTTGGTGTTCAGAGACTGCGCTAACCTGTTGGACGCTCCTCCGCCAGATGAGCAGCAGCAACCGCCGCCGCAGCAGGAGGGGACTCCGTACGAGCGtggaaatgactttttaaagTGGCAGCACTATGTCAAAGATGACGTTGAGCAGGTTGGTTCGAACGTGTCCAAGTTCATCAAGGACGAGCAAGAAGCGTCCGTCATTATGGAGACGCCGTGCCCGGCCTTCGACGCGCTGGACGGATGCGCCCAAGACGGCCGCAAGCAGCCCCACTTTAGCTTCGAAGAGCCGGAGTGCGCGCGTTTCGCCCCGGTGGGTCCCCGGCCGGCGCAGGAAGCTTCGCCCAACTTCCTGGTGCACATGAACCCGGCGGAGCAGATGGGCCAGCATGGCCAGGCGAAGGCTGACCCCCGCGGAGGCTTCGCCCGGAAAGGCGCAGCGCTCCACTTGGATGCCGGCACGCCCTCGCCGGCTCACCTGGCCGTGTACAAGAGCGAGGTGGGCCGCTGGCAGGTACCCGCCGTGGGGCCCGGGGAGACGCAGTTCTGGTGCCAACCGGCCGGGGTGACGCAGGACCCGTTCGGCTACAATGGGATGCACAGCCAGGCCGTGGCCCAGCGGAACCATACGCCTTTCAACGCCTTTGCCAG CATGCCCCCTCAGAGGTCTTGCGTGATCTGTGCCGACGAGGCCTCCGGGTGCCACTACGGAGTTCTAACCTGCGGCAGTTGCAAGGTCTTTTTCAAAAGAGCAGTGGAAG GTCATCACAGCTACCTGTGTGCCGGGCGCAATGACTGCATTGTGGACAAGATCCGGAGAAAAAACTGCCCGGCATGTCGCCTGCGGAAGTGCTATCAAGCGGGAATGATGCTTGGAG GCAGGAAGTTGAAGCGTTTCGGAGCCCTCAAGGCGCTGGGCTTGTCTCACTCGGTCATGTTCCCGCCGCACTTGTCCATGTCGGGTGACAGCCAGGCCCTGAGCGCCATGGCGGGCGTGCCGGGCATTCAAGAGATTCAGTTCTCTCAGCACATCATCGCCATCTTGGAGAACATCGAACCCGAGGTGGTGTTTTCGGGCTACGAAGGCGCGCAGACCGACGTCTCGCACGCGCTGCTCAACAGCCTCAACAATCTGTGCGAGAAGCAACTGCTGTGGATCGTCAAGTGGTCCAAGTCTTTGCCAG GCTTTCGTAATCTTCACATCACCGACCAGATGACGCTCATCCAGTACTCGTGGATGAACCTGATGGTGTTTTCTCTCGGCTGGCGCTCCTTTCAAAACGTCAGCAGGGAATATATATACTTTGCGCCTGACCTCGTGTTAAGTCT GGAACAAATGAGGAGATCTCCCATTTACGACCTGTGCCTGGCCATCCAGTTCATCCCGCAGGAGTTTGCCAACCTTCAAGTGACCCGCGAGGAGTTCCTCTGCATGAAGGCCATCCTCTTGCTCAACactg TGCCTCTGGAGGGTCTGAAAAGCCAGGGGGCCTTCGAGGAGATGCGTCAGAATTACATCCGCGAGCTGACCAAGGCCATCCATGGGAAGGAGAAGGGCATGATGGCCAGTTCTCAGCGTTTCTACCACCTCACCAAGCTCATGGACGCCATGCACGAA ATAGTGAAGAAGGTCAACCTGTTCTGCCTGAGCACGTTCATCCAGGCCGACGCCATGAAGGTGGAGTTTCCCGAGATGATGACCGAGGTGATCGCCTCGCAGATGCCCAAGGTCCTGGCGGGCATGGTGAGGCCGCTGCTCTTCCACCCCAAGTGA